ctcgtgtctgtgtgggtttcctccaggtgctccggagcacctggctaattggtggctctaaattgaccataggtgtgaatgtgagtgtaaatggttgtttgtctctgtgtcagctttgcgatgatctggcgacttgtccagggtgtaccccgcctttcgcccgtagtcagctgggataggctccagcttgcctgcgaccctgtagaacaggataaagcggctagagataatgagatgaaagctgaggcatttatattatattttaaggtaacttcatgttgtgctgtgaggttctatgcactttaacttttgaaccaacaggagcatttggataagtaaagcctattttgctgcatttttgtagtcctggtaatcttttatattggtaaagttgtttataggaccatttctcagtgtctttttgttgttttttaatcaatagtttttcagtaataacttaatatttaacatatcactcaattttaatcacaaaaagagaaaatcgcaacaatttctcgcaactttcacttcctcccgcaatgtaatcgcaacaaaaacctcaaaaacactgcaactttcatcgcaattttttggaaaacccccccccccccccccccccccccccacaacatcagacattttagcccgcaacagtcacaaaaaaggcccgcgaaatcctggggggactgtccATTGgcatgtccttcactacatgactaattactgCATTACTCGCACagggcgctagtgtcaatgcttgttgataaAGACAGcatctgagaaggttgaataataaatttaaaaaaatatatgtaatatttgggcaaccatgttctgagttcgggcaaccagatttctacaagtggttgcccgaatgggcaaccatgtctcaaagttaacgtagagccctgtaATGATGGTAACAGCAAAATGAATTCGGACAGCTTCAGAAACATTTTGCCAATTTACTGAGAAATGCATCCAGTCTATTTGGAAGGAACTTCATGCAGTAAGAAACCGATACAAAACACACTGCTAACATGACAAAGGATTTCATCAGGAGGgaaaaaagtggaaggttttTAGACTGACTGTCACTCACCagactgagcatgcatttcacctcctgaagaggagactaaaGGGAGAAACCCTccaaaacaaacaactgaaacCAGCTGTGGTACAAGACTGGAAAAGCATCGCAatagaagaatgcaacagttccATGATGTCAGTGTGCCATCAACCTGATGGAGTTATTGCAAACAAGTGAGATGCAAACATCTTaaataacatttaatatttgTTCTCTGTTATttactgttccaatacttttgcataCCTAAAGGTTGggtggtctgccaccaaaggtgccatgttctaagttgtctaacatgtctgtaaaaaaaaatcaggaaatgaaagctgaaattctgatctattgtctcctgttcattttttttttttatctcaaacccaaatgtcttcagtgtgtaGCAAAAGAATTGGCCTTTCCATTCCAGTACTTTAGAAAGGTACTGGATGTTTCTACTATTAAAAGGAAAAAATCCTTATTTTTCAGTTATGCATGTAAGACCAAGTTTTGTTTCAGGTTTGACTTGAAATAACTTGTTCATGTTCCcagcatttgattttttttctgcttCTGTTTTTCCCTCACAACTTTGAGCCAGGTGTTAAGCCACTGAAAAGTTATTTTGTCTTGTcatatttaaaaaattaattttctttgCATCCAAACATGTTTGTAgaaacatcgctcctgtggagggcggccccatgtggacagttgggggttgcgcctggaggacgctctggactcttgcagtggtgcttttgtggctggggactgcagttgacttgctgactaggactgcctttgggactacggttatcgtgaatggttttgcgctcgggtttctgtcggtggggggtttatagcatcaacgaagctgactttatgtgagGACTGttgatgttatagtcatgttgtctgttgttgcccggatggggatgggttcccttttgagtctggttcctcttgaggtttcttcctcatgtcgtctgagggagtttttccttgccactgtcgccacaggcgtgctcattggggatagattagggataaaattagctcatattttaagttgttcaaattctgtaaagctgctttgcgacaatgtttattgttaaaagcgctatacaaatagacttgacttgacttgataaagAGATTACCCTCTTAAAATGTGCAGAGACGCTTCAGAATAATTTGTGCAAAACGTGCTGGCTCCCAGAGTGTAAAACTACTAACTCATTCATGTTAATTCAGTCCCTGAAAAGTGTGCAAGTACACTTACTGAGCACATTATTAATTACAActgtacacctgcacattcatgcagttatttaATCAACCAGTCATGTGGCAGTAgtagcagatacaggtcaagagcttcaattaTTGATCACAGAATGAAGAAagcgtgatctctgtgactttaattgcggcatggatgttggtaccagaagggctggtttgagtatttcagaaactgctggtggtgtgaaaaacaaaaaatatatatttaaatgagctacagttctgtgggtggagatgccttgttgatgagagaagtctgaggaaaatggccagatttgttGCCATGAAGAATATAGTAACTCAAACACtccttacaaccatggtgagcagaaacacATCTCAAATGCACAACTTATCAAATCTTGAGGTAGATGGGCTACAACTGGAGAAGAAAttattgggttccacttctgtcagccaataaCAGGAATCAGAGGCCatcatgggcacaggctcacctgaACTGGACAGTTGTTgaagattagaaaaaaaaattacctgctctttttccagtcttcagtcTGTATGtgccaaaaaataaaattaaaaaagtagGAAAGGCTTTCAAAGAAGTTTCCTAATTGGTAATGTACACTAtagccaaaagtatatggacaacCCTCCTAATTATTTACTTTAGCTGTTTAGCCACTTCCATTGCTAACAGGTGCATAAAATCTAGACATGCTAATTCCATAGACACTCAGTATAATTGGTCGTACTGAAGACCTCAGTGACTATATAATGTGGCCTTGCCATAGTTCGTTTGTGAAGTTTCTGCCCTGGTCAAATGTAAATGCCATTATTTTTGAAATGGAAGCATCTAGCAGCAACAGCAGCTCAACTGTGTATGGTAGGCTATGCAAACTCCTAGAGCAGGGCTGCCGAGTGCCAAAGTGTGTAGTGCACCCATCCTCTGTTGCATCATTCACTGATGTTCCAAACTACCTCTGAAAGCAACAAGAATTGCAGCGGGAGATTCATGAAAGGGTTTTCCAAAGCAGAGCATCTGCACGCAAGCTAaacataaatcaaatcaaatcaaatttatttgtacagcgcttttaacaataaacattgtcgcaaagcagctttacagaatttgaacgacttaaaacgagctaattttatccctaatctatccccatagCCACTTAACAATGCACAATGCCAAGAAAGGGGTAGTGTAAAGCACATGGTCACTGGACTCTGGAGCAGAGGAAACATATTCTCGGGAGTGATGAATCATGCTTCACTATCTGGCAGTCTGATGTACGAATCTGGGTTTGGCAGATACAAGGAGAACATGAACCACTGAAATGCATAATGTCAACAGTAAGGTTTTGTTGAGCAGGAATAATGGTCTGAGGCTGTTTTTCAGGGTTTGGACTTGTTAGTAGCAGTTAagagtaatgctacagcatacaaaggcatTTCAGACAATTGTTTTCTTCCACCTTTTGGGAAGGCCCTTTCCTGTTTCAGCATGATGGCAAGGTCCATAAAAACATGGTTTGAGGaatttggtgtggaagaactctaGTGGCCTGCAGACAGCCCTTGCAGCCCAGTGAAACTGAAACATTGATTGTGAGCCAGGTCTTCTCATCCCACATCACTGCCTGACCTCACAAGTGCTtttatgaatggatggatgaatgaatgaatgaatgggcaAACATTTCCACAGACATGCTCCAAAATCATGTCAAAagcctatccagaagaatggaggtcACTAACCGTAAAGGCAGGAACCAACTCTGTTAGTGCAAATGGTtttgaaatgtgagtgtgaactgaACATGAGTGTGATGTTCAGTTGTCCACATTACTTTTGGCTAAATGGTTTATATGCCTATAGTGGTAAAAAGGTGTTGACAGTCCTTTTGACCATATAATGTACTGTAGGTGAACCATATTGAAGTGTTTTTAGTTCCTGTTTTCAGGAACATTTTCTCTCCGCATTTGTTTTAGTGAAGTGTTCTTTAAATAGTTTAAAGCTGCTGTAACCAATCAATAAACCATTTTATTTTCAGACCATTGTAGGACATGTATGTGGAGGAACAATCATCGCTGAGAACTGGGTTCTGTCTGCAGCTCACTGTTTTCCAAAGTGAGTTTtgggggtatttatttattttaatcattATTCTTGATGGTACTATGCAGTAGAATTTCAGTCAAATGTATGTTTACATTTTTCCCCTTCTGAATGTGCAGAAAGTTTGCATCTTTACAGAAATCTTTCTCTCTTGCTAATATACAAATATGCTCATGCTTGACAATTTAGTAATAATAACTTGCGTACCACTAATGTTTTCCATTAGCAATTTGTTAGCCAAGTTAGTGTATTCTGCTTGTCATGTTGGCTAATTTAGCATGTTCAGCATAACTATCTTTGTCTCTTATGGTGTTTCCAGTCCTTCCGACACATCCCAGTATATAATCTATGTAGGTCGTCTGCAGCTGAACGGCTGGAACCCATATGAGACGTCGCATAAGATTAAGCGTGTGGTGGTGCCATATGGCTACACGGACCCACAGCTGGGCCAGGACATAGCTTTAGTGGAGTTAAAGAGCCCAGTCACATGGTCTGATCACGTCCAGCCTGTGTGCCTGCCAAATGCAGATGTTTCATTTCCTGGAGGAATGTTGTGCACCATCACAGGCTGGGGAGACATAAGAGATGGAAGTGAGTGTGGGTGAGGATGCTAGACAAAGAGTTCACTATTAAGgttaaaatataaattaaacagccTGAGGTGAGCTTGAGAACATGTTTCTTGTATTATATTAGTATTATTAGGTGGAGTAATTGTAGCCAAAAACAAGTAAGACTTCATATATATCTTGGTCTTGGGCCACTGATGCACTTAGGATTTCAGCTGCAGAGAGATGTTTCATTGCGCTACAAAACAGGAACTAGATAGAGGCCTGAAGACTGTGCCCTGTAATAACACTAATTTTGTTGAAAGTTATCATGGTGGTGTAGAAAATTGTTAGAGAACATAAAATGTGAATGGGGTGAGAGTATATGGCTTAGTGTAAGCCATCTTTTGTCGTTGGGTGTAGTCTCTTTGCAGGGGGTGGGAACTTTGCAGCAGGTGCAGGTGCCAATTATTGATCAAGCCGCCTGCCAAGAGATGTTCCACATCCAAGCGTCAGAGCAGGTTAACATTCGCTATGACATGCTCTGTGCTGGCTTTCAAGAAGGGGGCAAAGATTCCTGCCAGGTAAGTGTGTGTTGTCTATTGTGTGTCTGAAAACTCAAGATCCAATTAGAGTAAATCTACATATACTTAATTTTGTATTTATTCGGCATCTTTTCACTCAGGGTACACATTTAGAGAAATAAGATGTTATGCaggtgtattaaaaaaaaaaaaaaaaacatgccaagTTTCTTGTATTAAACGTGTATGTTTACATTAGTGTCCTCGGATTACCAGAGaacactttttttaaattttgtttccatgttgattttctttttatgCCTTTTTGGTCCATTTTAGGGCCATTTTGGCATGTTATACTGTTCCACTGTACATTGAACTATATAACATCATACAAAATCCCAcatttctagtgcattttgtgCTATAAGATTGATAGGAAATGATAATGTAGTATCTCTGCTTAATTTAATACATGCATATAAAGGAGTCATTTATCACCTGCCAAAAATTTTGCAGTTCTTTAATAATTTGTCCGTCATTATGCcaaatgatgtttttggtcactgTTCTCAAAAAGGAACCTAAAAATTAAATCACCTAATTCTTTTAATGGTATAAATTTTGGTAGTTTCAATCTCTATATATGAGGAACAATGCTCAGAAAAAATTTGTTGACACCTTTCAGCATTCATTGAAAATGTTCACTAGGATAATGGAAAAAGCAATGTAGTCTCCGTAGCCCTCTCTAAACTCGGGGTTTAATCAGGGTTAAAGAATTTCCCATAATGTTTTTATAATTACCATGAGAAGTAAAGGTATAAAAATGCCTTTAGTCATTACAGACTTGAAGTAATTGCACTGAGTAGTGGTTTAATTGAGAAATGTAGTCTCCGTAGCCCATGTAGTCTCTGTAGCCCCCAATTCTTCGTTAGGTGTTTCTTCGTTAGAAAAGAtatttgattctgtgctcattgccatacaaattgtatttcataatatttccaATAAAATATCTAGTTATACcttttaaatctttcttttttttattctgtgGAAAAAAATATACACTCCATCTCTGTAGCCCCCACCAATTCACCGAAACAGTCGTCTTGATCAACAGGCCATATGTTCTAAATCAGATGAGGATACCTCATGAAAATTTTCACACTGTAATATTAAGatatgtggaaacaaaatgcactgactaaaaatctgaaaactaaactttcaaaaaatgaccattttggaacagaaatgtgtaccctgagtgaaaaaatgcAGATTATTTACAACATATGCTCTAAATGTTCACCCTTATGGTGTATGCATTTTCTCAGCTGATGTACCATGCATTTGTGGATTTTGCTCAACATATTGGGATCCATAGAAAGATTTTAATATGGGTATTATACATTCCTTGTTACTATTATTGAGCTTTCTGAAAAATATCAAACTTCTCCTTAGGGGGATTCTGGGGGACCGCTGTTGTGCCAAACCTCTAGTGGCACCTGGCTACAGGCTGGCATTGTGAGCTTTGGCCTAGGCTGTGCCCAGCCTAACCGGCCAGGTGTTTATGCTAGAGTGTCAGCCTTTTCCAACTTTATTACGAGCCACGTTCAGGGACTACAACTGCGTGGTGCAGCAGATCACAACTGGACCAGCTGGCTCATCATACTCACCAGGACAGTAATCGCACTAACTATGGCACAGCTACTAAGATAATGTCAACTTATCTAATGCCAAGGGAAGGATAAACTCATAAACCTCAAATGATGTCATAAAGAGGCAATGCAGACTGTGATTTGTATTTGACATACAGTATATAATGTTCTACTTGCCTTTGCATTCAGTGGCTACTCAGTGAAATGTGCACTACTACTCGGATTATAGACAGTTAAGTTTAATCAAAAGTGAAATGCAGTTTGCATGTTTAAACTCTAAGCAGACTATTTTATGAAATGTCTATCAACTGCAAGATTTGACAAGTTGAGGAAAATAGCCTTAAATAGGTTAATTGTGGgatagattatttttttttaatcttgcctTTTTAACTTTGTAACTGTGTAGTATGTGTATGCATATATAGTATGTATGTTGTGGATATATCTGCATATTCATGTTAATCACTTGCATTAttcattatttatttttgtgctgAAACCAACTCCAATGTTATTTGTCATGCTGGTGCAAAATCATTCATATGAACACTAATATATAACCATATTCAGAAAATGCCCACTCAAACCTGCTTAGTAACATCTACCTGAGCTGCTCTTAACACTACGTCAGCCAGCACTCTGAAGCGTGTCGTGGTGTTTACATTTACCATGAACATCGTTCCAAGGCAATGGTTGATCTTTTTCAGTCTATGTCCTTCTACACTGAGTGCTCAGTGTGCCATTGGTGTTGCACCTAGTACAAGTACAGAACTTTTGTAGTGCTTCTACACTTGGCTGCAGTTAGTCTTAGCCGTCAATAGGCAAGTCTCAAGTTTCTGTCTCAAAGGATCAGACTTTCAGTTTTAATAAAGATTGTGGTACATTAGAAAATTGAGATCAACCAATTGCCTGTGACCCAGTTTATCTTTCAGCATATTAAAATGATATTCAAGTAAAATGCTTTGTTTTAGCACCACAATGCTAACTAGGCCTCAATTTTTGGTCATGAATGGTAACAATTTTAGCCATTTGTTAGACTTGTTAAAATTCTCAGGATTAAAACTTCAAAAAGGTACATGCCTAGAGGAAACAACTGAAATACATACACTGATCTGAAGAGGTGTATGAGAGAACCTACACTATGCCAAACTTGTAAAGTCATTTTGAAGGGAAAACAAACTACAACCTATATAAACATGAACTCCTTCAAAGTTCAACTCATGTTTATAGTGAAGTTGGCACTTGTTTTGGAGGTATAGTACATGATCTTGGGTAGAATAAATTAAGATGCCATACTGCCATTATTGAAACTGAGAAGGGTAGAATGTAGTCTAAGGGAGGTTGGAGTTGTCAGAAAGAATCATGGGTGATCCAAGCTGAAGCTCCTGCTGAAGTGATTCCAAGTCAGCTGGGGTCATGCGGTGTACTTCCAGCCAATCTGACAGCAAGGATGCAGAGAGGGGTGCAGAATCATTGTGACTGTCATGAAAGGATAGAACACATTTGAATCACTTGATAAGCTCAGGAGCTATTTAAATCAAAGGAACAACTGTAAATACACTATAATCCCGGatgaattaatttgcattttaaatgAGGGTTGACTGACCTTTCTCTGAGGTCTGTGTGCTGGAGgtcagtgagtgactgagtgaggagATCGTCAAGGTCAAAGCCGACGCCATATCCAGCCCCACTGCCCTTGGGGGTCACAGAAAAAACTGGGGGCAAAATATCGTCAACCTGGCAAAAACATGAGCAAGGGGAGACTAAACAATCCAGAAAACATTAAGCGTTAAATATTTGCCACAATTGGCAGACACTCTTACTCAGACCCAGAAAATATCCTCACAGTAGCACAAACAGGACAGACTCCAAGAATACCTTTATGCTAAAGAGCTCTAAGCGAAAACATTCATAAATCACACCCCTTTAAGTTGTTTATTCACAACACACCTGTGATTTAgacagctgtagtgtgactgtatggATGTCTGGTGCTCTGCAGCTCCCTGGTAGCCCTGTGTCTGTGAGGCATGTTTGGGCTGATGATCCAGGTGCCCCGTGAGAAGGTTCATGTGAAGGAGTACCATTTTGCTGCTTGCCAAGTGCAGAACACAACTTCTCCAGGGGCTCAGAAGCAACTACTGAGTCCTGGTTAGGGATAGACATGCTGGTGTCCTGAATTCCAACTCTTGTCATCCCATTGGGAGTTAATGCTCTAGGTTTGTTGATGAAGGACTCTGATGAGAAGAGTTTGACTGGAGGGTTAGTGATAGGCATTTCAACACTAGGAAGCGGTTGGATTTGTTGGGGGTGTGGAAGAGACTGGGGTTGAGTGAACAGAACTGACTGCTGGGGTAAGCTCACATGGCTCAGCTGTGGAGGAGACAACTGTATCTGCTGAGACTGGTGCGAGATTTGTGCTTGCTGCTGCTGTGCTGTTCCTCCACTGGCCTGGTTTCCCGTCCAGTTCTCTACTGTGGTTAATACTGTCCCACACCCCTGAAACTGAGTTGGAGGTGGGGGTTTTAACGTGTCATTTTTGCCAAGGGTACATGGGGCTGCAACCACACCAAGTGTCCCACCTCCAACTATGGCCAGAGCCTCACCCCCTACACCTCCACTAACTGCCACTATCCCAATGTCCCCATTTTGAGTGGAGCCTAGAGGGACTGGCAAGGAATTGAAGGTGGCATGTGGATGAAATATTCCAGAAACCACACACTGGCCAATCTGAGGCACTATTTGTTGGGGTAGTTTGAATGCCTGCGACTCACTTGGTTGTTTGTCTGGCACTGATTCCACAGTGTCTGCTGACATTTTTATCAGGCCTTTTCCCACAGTTGCCTGCATCTGACAAGAACCTGTCTTATTGTTATTGGACTTAGTAGGGTTATTTTCAATGACTTGCGATTTGTCCATCATTCGTCCCCACCGCTCCAGTAGCTTCTTGTCATTGTCACTCAGCACA
Above is a genomic segment from Neoarius graeffei isolate fNeoGra1 chromosome 14, fNeoGra1.pri, whole genome shotgun sequence containing:
- the zgc:92313 gene encoding serine protease 33, with product MQLSCFGWISCLALLGLWTSNAQECGQSPLQSRIVGGYDATEGEWPWQVDIQTIVGHVCGGTIIAENWVLSAAHCFPNPSDTSQYIIYVGRLQLNGWNPYETSHKIKRVVVPYGYTDPQLGQDIALVELKSPVTWSDHVQPVCLPNADVSFPGGMLCTITGWGDIRDGISLQGVGTLQQVQVPIIDQAACQEMFHIQASEQVNIRYDMLCAGFQEGGKDSCQGDSGGPLLCQTSSGTWLQAGIVSFGLGCAQPNRPGVYARVSAFSNFITSHVQGLQLRGAADHNWTSWLIILTRTVIALTMAQLLR